TGCCTCCGGTCCAGCCGCAACAACCTCCGACCCACGAGGTACTATTCTTACTTGTAACCTAGCCAGGGATCGCTAGTTTGACTTGGCCAAGAAATTTACTGAATCAGTTCCTCTTTTTCCGTTTTTATTAGGATGGCAAGAACGAGAGTGCCATCGTTCCGAGGCAGTTCCTGGGTCTGGGCCCGTCCGGAGCCAGCGCTGACGTGGCGGAAGAGCCGTCCAACTCGTCCACGGAGGTCGGGAGCCCGCGCCGGTCGTCGTCCAACGGGAACGAGGACCCTGAGCGCGGCGACAACCCCGACGGCCCGTCCACCGCGGGGTGGTTGCCCGGGCGCGGGATGagccagcagcagcagcagcagctgggagCGGCGGCCAAGGGCCATGACCAGCAAGCGCAGGAGGCCACCATGAGGAAGGCCCGTGTCTCCGTCCGCGCACGATCCGAAGCCCCGATTGTGagactgcttcttcttcttcttgatcATTTTCTTGTTTTTGCACTTGCAATCTTGAGTAGTCCTTGTGTATGGATCGTGCTGACCTTACCGTACGTACATGGCTGCAGATCGCCGATGGATGCCAATGGAGGAAGTACGGTCAGAAGATGGCCAAGGGAAACCCTTGCCCACGCGCCTACTACCGCTGCACCATGGCCACCGGCTGCCCGGTGCGTAAGCAGGTACTCCTAACTAACTGGCCACGACTGGTTCGCTTCTTGGTCAAAGGTGTACGTCCGGAAGTAGCGTATCGGGGACGGGGTGTATGATTGGTCTAACTTTCTTCTTTATGCGTGATGCCATTGACTAACAGGTGCAACGATGCGCCGAGGACCGGACCATCCTCATCACCACGTACGAGGGCACGCACAACCACCCGCTCCCGCCGGCCGCCATGGCCATGGCATCCACTACGTCGGCCGCCGCGTCCATGCTGCTCTCGGGCTCCATGCCCAGCGCCGACGGCGCGGGCCTCATGAGCTCCAACTTCCTCGCGCGCACCGTGCTGCCGTGCTCGTCCAGCATGGCCACCATCTCGGCGTCCGCGCCGTTCCCGACGGTGACGCTCGACCTCACCCACGCCCCGCCCGGGGCGCCCAACGCCATGCCGCTGAACGTCGCCCGACCGCATGCACCGGGGCAGTTCCATGTTCCGATGCCCGGCGGTGGGATGGCCCCGGCCTTCGCGATGCCGCCGCACATGCTGTACAACCAGTCCAAGTTCTCTGGCCTGCAGATGTCCTCCGATTCGGTGGACGCCGGGCAGTTCGCGCAGCCTAGGCCGCCGATGGGCCTGCCAGGCCAGCTGTCCGACACCGTCAGCGCAGCGGCGGCCGCGATCACCGCGGACCCAAACTTCACAGTGGCGCTCGCCGCGGCCATCTCGTCGATCATGGCCGGCCAGCACGCCGCCGGCAACAGCAACGcgaacaacagcaacaacaacaccAGTAACAACAACGTGACGACGACTAGTAACAACACGACGAGCAACAACACCAACAGCGAGACCCAATGAACGACCTGGTCAAGTTCGAAAAGAGTTGAGAAACCAGATACTAGCTAGGTTGCAAGTTATACACGGATGGTGTTCCATTCTTCTTTGGTCAGGATTAGCTTGTCGAGACGTGTCTTTGGTTTTGATACCAAGCATGATATACGATCACCCTTTTTCTTTCGTGATTTTGCGGCGGCAAAAAAAAAGGTTGTATTAGTTCATTCCTTCCCCTTAGTTCTTTTTCCATCGCCCGCAGCTGTTGATATTTCACTGTAATAATTATAATAACTATAGTAATAAGTAAAATAATGGCCCCCACCTCGGAGATATTTCTATGCTAGTCAAAGCAGAAGAAATGCGGGGGTAAAGAACAATGACAGCTCACCGGATGCTCATCTACGTGTTTGTTCACATCTTGAGATTTTTTTGCACCCCTCTCCCCTTTCTGGCTCTCTCTTGTCTTGGCTTGTTTTACCTTCTTCTCGTTGGCATTTTCAAACAAGTCGCTGCCCGGCCGGCTCGCTCGGATGTGAACGTGATCTCGTCATCGGTCCCGCGAAGACCAAGTCAGCAGGCCGGGGCCCGCCACGTAACACGCCTGCTGTTACTGTTGGTCAGTTCGTCCCCATTGAACAGTAGGAGTACATCACATGGTTCGTGCCTGCAGCGTTGCATGTACCTATACTTTTTAGTTTGAATGGAGTTTGAACACGTACGGGAAAGCTCTGCATGCATGGGGAGCACTCTTCCAAATAGATATATCCATCCAACCCCAAGGACTCGCAGTCTGAGTTAAGCTGGCCTGGGTCTGCCTGCCTGGCGCGTCCTGCCTGGCGCGTAGCAGGGCGTCGTGGGCATGGGCGCAGCGCATGGAGGGAAACTCATGGCGCGACGCGAGGCGGCACGGGGAAAATGTGGCGCGCGGAAGGGGAGAAATCATGGGGTCGATCTGGCACGGCACGGAGCTGGGTGTCTCGTCGTCGTCGGCGTCGCGTCGTCTGTGGACTCGGAGGCATGGGGCGTTTTCACGTGGGGCCCGCGGCGGTATCGGGTACCGGGGGAGGCGATTACGTACGGGACAGTTGGAGGTGTTGACCCGGTCCCCATACGCAGCACGTAAACGGGTGGGGTCTCGCGCGCAGCTGTGGCCTCGTCTTGCTGCCGCCTGCCGTCTCTGGGACGGTCACCACCGTCCACCGGCTTCGGCTTTGGCTTTGCTTGCTCGCGCGCTTGCGGTCGGACTTTGCGGCGGGGTCTACGAGATTTTTCGCCAAAATACGAGATGTGCACGAGGGGCCCTTAACTCTGAGGCGTCTTTTGCGCGAGTCGTCAAGAGGAAGTCTCCGAGGTAGCTTGGTTTGGATATTCTATACGTGCTTTCACGAGATGGCATTTGCATGAACATTATTTTTTTCGGATAATCATGGAGTTTTATTTCATATCAACAGGCTGCTAATGCAATATCATAAAGGAATGGGGCCCTCGTTGCAACCGACAAATAGTGTTGTGAGCCGTACAAACATAATTGAGACAATGTTTTCATTGTCAGTAGTTTGTTTTAGGAAGAAAACATCTTGGTTTTGGATAATGGAAATCGAAGAGGGTGCTCTTTCTTTTAAAGACAATGTAAGACACTATTTTGAGATCTTACTTTCTTAACTGGTTTAAACTCCACAAATTCGCAGGGCACACAAGTGCGGGGGCATGACTTGTCAAGCTCTGCCCGGCCACTCGATTGCCTCGTGATTCATGAAGTAGTTGGATTCCACACGAGGGCATAGTAACTTTTAGTTTTAATTGTTGAAACTTACGATTTTTCAACTGAAAATTCTGATTTTGTCGGTCACGagttgtaatgccctcgatgcggctatatctcccacgtgtcgaagcacgacttagaggcataaccgcattgaaagcaatgtagcaagtgaggtaatcttcacacaacccatgtaatacataaagggaaaagatacatagttggcttacaatcgccacttcacacaattacatgaataaagcattactcCCTCCATCACAGT
This portion of the Triticum urartu cultivar G1812 unplaced genomic scaffold, Tu2.1 TuUngrouped_contig_5845, whole genome shotgun sequence genome encodes:
- the LOC125529783 gene encoding LOW QUALITY PROTEIN: WRKY transcription factor 6-like (The sequence of the model RefSeq protein was modified relative to this genomic sequence to represent the inferred CDS: inserted 1 base in 1 codon); the protein is MDKGHLGGGGGGGGLLALDASPRQLGFLNLLSPAPFHRSMEADDGGGGRGXKKNMKKSRASAGADAEDHKDQASAAGLAIKKEDLTINLLPGNNTRSDRSMVVDDDGASRADEDRNGRNTGELAAMQAELSRMNEENQRLRGMLTQVNSSYHALQMHLVALMQQRTQMPPVQPQQPPTHEDGKNESAIVPRQFLGLGPSGASADVAEEPSNSSTEVGSPRRSSSNGNEDPERGDNPDGPSTAGWLPGRGMSQQQQQQLGAAAKGHDQQAQEATMRKARVSVRARSEAPIIADGCQWRKYGQKMAKGNPCPRAYYRCTMATGCPVRKQVQRCAEDRTILITTYEGTHNHPLPPAAMAMASTTSAAASMLLSGSMPSADGAGLMSSNFLARTVLPCSSSMATISASAPFPTVTLDLTHAPPGAPNAMPLNVARPHAPGQFHVPMPGGGMAPAFAMPPHMLYNQSKFSGLQMSSDSVDAGQFAQPRPPMGLPGQLSDTVSAAAAAITADPNFTVALAAAISSIMAGQHAAGNSNANNSNNNTSNNNVTTTSNNTTSNNTNSETQ